The proteins below are encoded in one region of Sphingobacterium sp. R2:
- a CDS encoding SAM-dependent methyltransferase, with amino-acid sequence MANGILYLIPVPLSDDAAFQSFTPYLVETINSLDEYIVENEKTARKFLKLAGLKIPQSELKIHDYGKHARDKGNINDFFEGLSQGKNVGLMSEAGCPGVADPGASIVARAHQLGIKVVPLVGPSSILLALMASGFSGQKFAFHGYLPIDKIERAREIKSLELQSGRDKQTQIFIETPFRNNQLLADLLKTCKPSTLLCVASNVTAPDELIQSLTIAEWRKRKDDFHKRPTIFLLYV; translated from the coding sequence ATGGCAAATGGCATATTATATTTAATTCCTGTTCCATTGAGTGATGATGCAGCTTTCCAGTCGTTTACTCCTTATTTGGTGGAAACGATAAATTCATTGGACGAGTATATTGTGGAGAATGAAAAAACGGCACGTAAATTTCTAAAACTTGCCGGTTTAAAAATTCCGCAAAGCGAACTTAAAATTCATGATTATGGAAAACATGCGCGCGATAAAGGAAATATCAATGATTTTTTTGAAGGTCTGTCACAGGGTAAGAATGTTGGTCTGATGTCGGAAGCAGGATGCCCCGGTGTCGCCGATCCTGGTGCTTCGATTGTTGCGCGTGCGCATCAGCTAGGGATTAAAGTTGTTCCGCTTGTTGGACCTAGTTCTATTCTGCTGGCTCTGATGGCTTCGGGTTTCAGTGGTCAGAAATTTGCTTTTCATGGTTATCTGCCGATTGATAAAATAGAACGAGCCAGAGAAATTAAAAGTCTCGAGCTGCAGTCAGGGCGTGATAAACAAACGCAGATTTTTATTGAAACTCCTTTTAGAAATAATCAGCTTTTAGCAGATCTGCTGAAAACCTGTAAGCCTTCCACCTTACTTTGTGTAGCATCGAATGTGACAGCTCCAGATGAATTGATTCAAAGCCTCACAATAGCTGAGTGGCGAAAACGAAAGGATGATTTTCACAAGAGGCCTACTATATTTCTTTTGTATGTTTGA
- a CDS encoding alpha/beta fold hydrolase, translated as MNYCRLLYLMFCFSLCFLGKSLYAQSPTYVIVHGAWGGAWQFKNTAIELEKKGNKIYRPTLTGLGERYHLADTAIRLQTHVNDVVNTILFEDLHDIILVGHSYGGMVITAVADSLPDRIRKMVYLDAILPKDQQSVMDLMRKPDTDNGLLKFEKDGYILPFWVKDDNKFPRDVPHPLKTVTDKIHLINPKRNKIPTTYILTYEDGTALEKDDFYPFYKEARNLGFKTIEFVGDHNPQIKKLKELVDLLERENK; from the coding sequence ATGAATTACTGTAGATTATTGTATTTAATGTTTTGTTTTTCATTATGTTTTTTAGGTAAAAGTCTTTATGCACAGTCTCCTACCTATGTAATAGTTCATGGCGCATGGGGCGGTGCGTGGCAGTTTAAAAATACGGCCATCGAATTAGAGAAAAAAGGAAACAAAATTTATCGTCCCACGCTAACTGGCTTAGGTGAACGTTATCATTTAGCAGATACTGCTATTAGATTGCAGACGCATGTGAACGATGTTGTGAATACAATTTTGTTTGAGGACCTTCATGATATCATATTGGTTGGACATAGTTATGGTGGTATGGTTATAACGGCAGTAGCAGACAGCCTTCCGGATCGAATCAGAAAAATGGTTTATTTGGATGCTATCCTTCCTAAAGACCAACAATCAGTAATGGATTTGATGCGGAAACCGGATACGGATAATGGACTCTTGAAATTTGAAAAGGATGGCTACATTCTTCCCTTTTGGGTAAAAGATGATAATAAGTTTCCAAGAGATGTACCCCACCCTTTAAAAACAGTTACAGATAAGATTCATTTGATAAATCCGAAACGAAATAAAATTCCAACGACCTACATCTTAACGTATGAAGATGGCACAGCATTGGAGAAGGATGATTTTTATCCTTTTTACAAAGAGGCAAGAAATCTTGGTTTTAAAACGATCGAATTTGTTGGTGATCACAATCCGCAAATAAAGAAGCTGAAAGAATTAGTAGATTTGTTAGAACGTGAAAATAAATAA
- a CDS encoding Nif3-like dinuclear metal center hexameric protein: MRIKDVIDYLERLAPLDLQESYDNAGLIVGDAYKEVTKVLISLDCTEAVVQEAIDKGCNLIISHHPIVFKGLKKFNGKNYVERTVIKAIEHKIALYAIHTNLDNVTGGVNTKIATKLGLKNQAILESKTNILRKMVVFVPRSHVEDVRQALFDAGAGKVGKYYDQCSFNTAGYGSFRPLAGADPAIGEVGIQERVEETRIEVIYLKSIERKLLLALYDAHPYEEVAYDLIDIANNASEIGAGMIGNLPEPMDELDFLAYLKEKLGLQVIRHTALLGKKVGRVAVCGGSGGFLLGAAKRSGADFFVTADYKYHEFFDAEGEIVIADTGHFESEQFTQELLYDIITKKFPNFATLTTEIDTNPIKYYS, translated from the coding sequence ATGAGAATTAAAGATGTCATTGACTATTTGGAGCGGCTTGCTCCTTTAGATTTACAGGAATCTTATGATAATGCTGGACTTATTGTGGGAGACGCGTATAAGGAGGTTACAAAAGTGCTCATTTCATTGGACTGTACGGAGGCTGTTGTACAAGAAGCTATTGATAAAGGCTGTAATTTAATTATTTCCCACCATCCTATTGTATTTAAAGGACTGAAGAAATTCAACGGAAAAAATTATGTGGAACGTACGGTTATTAAGGCAATCGAACATAAAATAGCCTTGTATGCGATTCATACAAACCTGGATAATGTTACGGGCGGCGTGAATACAAAAATTGCGACTAAACTAGGTTTGAAGAATCAGGCGATTTTGGAATCTAAAACAAATATTTTACGGAAAATGGTTGTCTTTGTTCCGAGAAGCCACGTTGAAGATGTTCGTCAGGCCTTATTCGATGCAGGAGCCGGAAAAGTCGGAAAGTATTACGATCAATGTAGCTTTAATACGGCAGGTTATGGTAGTTTTAGACCGTTGGCTGGTGCAGACCCTGCGATTGGAGAAGTTGGCATCCAAGAGCGTGTTGAAGAAACCCGGATAGAAGTGATTTATCTGAAAAGCATCGAGAGAAAGTTGCTTTTGGCGCTTTATGACGCCCATCCCTATGAGGAAGTAGCCTACGATCTGATTGATATTGCGAATAATGCCAGTGAAATTGGGGCTGGTATGATCGGAAATTTACCAGAACCAATGGATGAACTCGATTTTTTAGCTTATCTTAAGGAAAAACTTGGACTTCAAGTTATTCGTCATACAGCGCTATTGGGTAAAAAGGTTGGACGAGTAGCTGTCTGTGGTGGCTCAGGTGGATTTTTACTCGGGGCTGCCAAACGTTCGGGCGCTGATTTTTTTGTGACGGCCGATTACAAATATCATGAATTCTTTGATGCAGAAGGTGAAATCGTCATTGCTGATACAGGACATTTTGAGAGCGAACAATTTACGCAAGAATTATTGTACGACATTATTACGAAAAAATTTCCTAACTTTGCAACCTTAACAACAGAAATAGATACAAACCCTATAAAATACTACAGTTGA
- the apaG gene encoding Co2+/Mg2+ efflux protein ApaG, producing MITQITEGVKISVETIYQSEYSNPDREHFMFAYHISIENLSDYTVQLISRYWKIFDAKGDYREVSGDGVVGEQPIIEPGQTHQYTSGCNLNSEFGFMEGYYNMIRTLDNSSFQVEIPRFNLIADYALN from the coding sequence ATGATCACACAAATTACAGAAGGCGTAAAAATCTCGGTTGAAACCATCTATCAATCGGAGTATTCAAATCCGGACCGTGAGCATTTTATGTTTGCTTATCATATTAGCATAGAAAATCTGAGCGATTACACGGTTCAATTGATAAGCCGCTATTGGAAAATTTTTGATGCGAAAGGAGATTATAGAGAAGTATCGGGAGATGGTGTAGTGGGCGAACAACCCATTATTGAACCTGGACAGACCCATCAATATACTTCGGGTTGCAATCTCAATAGCGAATTCGGATTTATGGAAGGATATTATAATATGATCCGGACACTAGACAACAGCAGCTTTCAAGTTGAAATACCTCGTTTCAATCTGATCGCAGATTACGCGTTGAATTAA
- a CDS encoding C4-type zinc ribbon domain-containing protein, whose amino-acid sequence MEQTVEQKLKALWLLQAIHTKIDKIRQVRGELPMEVADLEDEIAGLETRIEKIRIDLDDLEDSIVKRKNMIKDAQAAIKKYESQLNEVKNNREYDAISKEIEIQGLEIQVCEKRIKEAEFEIRNKTENYDTTVGNLEYSKNELEGKKKELETITSETQKEEDGLLAKATEAEANIEDRLNKVYYRLRNSFKNGLAVVSIDRDSCSGCHNKIPAQMQSEIRQRKKIIICEHCGRVLVDEGIVLEIEQEYGF is encoded by the coding sequence ATGGAACAAACCGTAGAACAAAAATTGAAAGCATTATGGCTTTTGCAAGCCATTCATACTAAAATAGATAAAATTCGCCAGGTTCGTGGTGAGTTACCTATGGAAGTTGCAGATCTTGAAGATGAGATTGCTGGTTTAGAAACTCGTATTGAGAAGATCAGAATAGACTTAGACGATTTAGAAGATTCGATCGTTAAGCGTAAAAACATGATTAAGGATGCCCAAGCTGCTATCAAGAAATATGAGTCGCAGTTAAATGAGGTAAAGAATAATCGTGAGTATGACGCTATTTCAAAAGAGATTGAAATCCAAGGTCTTGAGATTCAGGTTTGTGAAAAGAGAATTAAAGAAGCAGAATTCGAGATTCGCAACAAGACAGAAAACTACGATACTACTGTAGGTAATCTTGAGTATAGCAAAAACGAGCTTGAGGGAAAAAAGAAAGAATTGGAAACCATTACTTCTGAAACTCAAAAGGAAGAAGATGGATTATTGGCAAAAGCTACTGAAGCTGAGGCTAATATAGAAGATCGGTTGAACAAAGTATATTATCGTCTTCGTAATTCATTCAAGAATGGACTTGCTGTGGTTTCAATTGATCGCGATAGCTGTTCAGGATGCCACAATAAAATTCCTGCTCAAATGCAGTCGGAAATCCGCCAGCGCAAAAAAATTATTATTTGCGAACATTGTGGACGTGTTTTAGTTGACGAAGGTATTGTATTGGAAATCGAACAAGAGTACGGTTTTTAA